From the Pseudomonas monsensis genome, the window ATCGGATAGGCGCTGGAACGCGTGGTGTCCTGCCGCATGATCAGGTTGATGCTCGCCTTCGGTTGAATCTCGCGCAGCATCCCCACCAGCCCCTGAACGTTCTGCAGATACTGCGCTGGCTTCACGCCGAAACCCTGATCGTTACCGCCGAGCATGATCAAGTAAACATCAGCGGGGATCTTCGACACGGCAGCTTTCCACTGCACCTGCCATTGCGGATCCTGGTGATAGAAATCCGCAGAGGCCGCGCCTGATGCCGCCAGTTTGGAGACTCGCACGCCGTTCTGATCGTTGCTCATCCACAGGCCAAACAACCTCGGTGTGCCCTTCACCACTTCCAGTTTGAAGGACCAGTCTTTCGCTGCCGAGAGACCTGTCAGCGGGACTTCCTGAACGCCCGAACCTTCAAGCGTCAACGGCTGCCAGTCTTGCGCAGGCGTCCAGCGGTAGCGGATCTCGCTGGGTTCGCCGTTGCCCAGGTAAAGCAGTTTCGCCTGAGTGACCGCCGTATCAATGCGCGGCGTCGGACTCGCATCCACCTGCAGCCATGCGCCGGGCCGGCCGG encodes:
- a CDS encoding SGNH/GDSL hydrolase family protein; the encoded protein is MLAVDDAHPVAASVVQVGDARERFAQWREGKAGKVLSVSVIGDSYSAGQDFYLNKLVQRVAGEVGFAGPGYVGFNHGAALGGTHFKYTRSSDKYFAGDWKVSDLGQASPDSRTVTGRPGAWLQVDASPTPRIDTAVTQAKLLYLGNGEPSEIRYRWTPAQDWQPLTLEGSGVQEVPLTGLSAAKDWSFKLEVVKGTPRLFGLWMSNDQNGVRVSKLAASGAASADFYHQDPQWQVQWKAAVSKIPADVYLIMLGGNDQGFGVKPAQYLQNVQGLVGMLREIQPKASINLIMRQDTTRSSAYPMSAYAQVLEPWARAQHLGYANLQCAFGPDVKRYAAAMIGPDKIHPVPATGGKVIADYFYGWIMGVKDRCDALPK